A genomic stretch from Oleomonas cavernae includes:
- a CDS encoding inositol monophosphatase family protein, translated as MIEKIADLIIDTAMQELVPRFRALAAHEIEEKGPGDLVTVADRAAETRLTAGLLALVPGCTVVGEEAAHGDSALLDKVGAAGPVFVVDPLDGTANFAAGRPEFAVMVARLERGRPTAAWIYDPLGKQMLQAQAGGGTFLNGERIRLGAAPVLAQARGVARTRFLDDPWRSRLEAQRGAFVDVGSTLCAGHDYLRLLTGAVDFLLYWRTLPWDHAPGALLVAEAGGISRRPDGRAFICDRASRGFFRLSTRPCGGACARPCCPT; from the coding sequence ATGATCGAAAAGATCGCTGACCTGATCATAGATACCGCAATGCAGGAACTGGTGCCCCGGTTCCGTGCGCTGGCGGCCCATGAAATCGAGGAAAAAGGCCCGGGCGATCTCGTCACCGTGGCCGATCGCGCGGCCGAGACGCGGCTGACGGCGGGGCTGCTGGCCCTGGTACCGGGCTGCACGGTGGTCGGCGAGGAAGCGGCCCACGGCGATTCGGCTCTGCTCGACAAGGTGGGCGCCGCCGGGCCGGTCTTCGTCGTCGATCCGCTGGACGGCACCGCCAATTTCGCCGCCGGCCGGCCGGAATTCGCCGTCATGGTCGCCCGCCTGGAGAGGGGCCGGCCAACCGCCGCCTGGATCTACGATCCCCTGGGCAAGCAGATGCTGCAGGCGCAGGCGGGCGGCGGCACCTTCCTGAACGGCGAGCGGATTCGCCTGGGCGCGGCGCCGGTCCTGGCCCAGGCCAGGGGGGTGGCCAGGACCCGCTTCCTGGACGACCCCTGGCGTTCGCGCCTGGAGGCGCAGCGCGGCGCCTTCGTCGATGTCGGCTCCACCCTGTGCGCCGGCCACGACTATCTGCGCCTGCTCACCGGGGCGGTGGACTTCCTGCTCTATTGGCGCACCTTGCCCTGGGATCACGCGCCCGGCGCCCTGCTGGTGGCGGAAGCCGGCGGGATATCGCGCCGGCCCGACGGCCGCGCCTTCATCTGCGACCGTGCCAGCCGGGGATTCTTTCGGCTGTCGACGAGACCCTGTGGCGGGGCGTGCGCGCGGCCCTGCTGCCCCACTTAA
- a CDS encoding YeiH family protein → MADAASTDPCLDKAAGATRPGRLVTIKIIVRAVGKLPGLCLVGVLVGAGHAIHHWTGSVVLAPLFLSLVFGLAVGILADLPQRTAAGVAFARSRLLRLGVVLMGLQVTFGQIAEIGFLGLAVIAAIVAASFQFTRLAARLIGVDRRLAELIAAGTSICGASAIIGVDTVTRGRAGDVPYAIACITIFGTLSMLAFPLLSGLLGLDARHYGLWAGSAIHEVGQAVAAACLDSAESGYFGAIAKLARVAMLAPLILLLALGARSKGRRADNARVPVPWFVAGFVGLVGLNSIGALPPAVAALGADGSRILLAMALAAIGLEIDLRALAGMGLRPLLLGGASWLFISGFSLILIVVLL, encoded by the coding sequence GTGGCCGATGCCGCTTCCACCGATCCCTGCCTCGACAAAGCCGCCGGCGCGACGCGGCCGGGCCGGCTGGTAACCATCAAGATTATAGTCCGTGCAGTTGGCAAGCTGCCGGGCCTGTGCCTGGTGGGGGTACTCGTGGGCGCCGGCCATGCCATTCATCACTGGACGGGATCGGTCGTTCTAGCGCCGCTGTTCCTCTCGCTCGTGTTTGGGCTCGCGGTGGGCATCCTGGCCGACCTGCCGCAACGGACCGCGGCGGGGGTCGCCTTTGCCCGCAGCCGGCTGCTTCGCCTGGGTGTCGTCCTGATGGGACTTCAGGTGACCTTCGGGCAGATCGCCGAAATCGGCTTCCTGGGCCTCGCCGTCATTGCCGCCATCGTCGCCGCGAGCTTCCAGTTCACCAGGCTGGCCGCGCGCTTGATCGGCGTCGACCGGCGCCTTGCCGAGCTGATCGCGGCGGGAACCTCGATCTGCGGGGCTTCGGCCATCATCGGGGTCGACACCGTAACGCGCGGCAGGGCCGGCGACGTGCCCTATGCCATCGCCTGCATCACGATCTTCGGCACGCTCTCGATGCTGGCCTTCCCGCTTCTGTCCGGCCTGCTGGGGCTCGATGCCCGCCACTATGGCCTGTGGGCGGGCAGCGCCATCCATGAAGTCGGGCAGGCCGTCGCCGCGGCCTGCCTCGATAGCGCCGAGTCTGGTTACTTCGGGGCCATCGCCAAGCTGGCGCGGGTGGCCATGCTGGCGCCGTTGATCCTGCTCCTGGCCCTGGGCGCACGGTCGAAGGGGCGCCGGGCCGACAATGCCCGCGTGCCCGTGCCGTGGTTTGTCGCCGGCTTTGTCGGGCTGGTCGGGCTGAACAGTATCGGCGCCCTGCCGCCCGCCGTCGCCGCGCTGGGGGCGGATGGATCGCGTATCCTGCTGGCCATGGCCCTGGCGGCGATCGGCCTGGAGATCGATCTGCGGGCCCTGGCGGGCATGGGCTTGCGGCCGCTGCTGCTCGGCGGGGCGTCCTGGTTGTTTATCAGCGGCTTCAGCCTGATACTGATCGTCGTGCTGCTTTGA